The proteins below are encoded in one region of Homo sapiens chromosome 8, GRCh38.p14 Primary Assembly:
- the CLXN gene encoding calaxin isoform a (isoform a is encoded by transcript variant 1): MNRKKLQKLTDTLTKNCKHFNKFEVNCLIKLFYDLVGGVERQGLVVGLDRNAFRNILHVTFGMTDDMIMDRVFRGFDKDNDGCVNVLEWIHGLSLFLRGSLEEKMKYCFEVFDLNGDGFISKEEMFHMLKNSLLKQPSEEDPDEGIKDLVEITLKKMDHDHDGKLSFADYELAVREETLLLEAFGPCLPDPKSQMEFEAQVFKDPNEFNDM, from the exons ATGAACCGCAAGAAACTGCAGAAGCTGACGGACACCTTAACCAAAAATTGCAAGCATT ttaataAATTTGAAGTGAACTGTCTTATAAAGCTTTTTTATGACTTGGTGGGAGGAGTAGAGAGGCAAGGTCTGGTTGTTGGACTGGATCGTAATGCATTTCGAAACATCCTGCATGTGACATTTGGAAtgacagatgacatgattatggACAGAG TATTCCGAGGTTTTGATAAAGATAATGATGGCTGTGTAAATGTATTGGAGTGGATTCATGGATTATCACTGTTTCTTCGAGGatctttggaagaaaaaatgaaat attgCTTTGAAGTGTTTGATTTGAATGGTGACGGATTCATTTCAAAGGAGGAAATGTTTCACATGTTGAAGAACAGCCTTCTCAAACAGCCATCTGAGGAAGACCCTGATGAAGGAATTAAAGATTTGGTTGAAATAACACTGAAGAAAATG GATCATGACCATGATGGGAAGCTGTCTTTTGCAGACTATGAACTGGCTGTGAGAGAAGAGACTCTTCTACTGGAGGCCTTTGGGCCATGTCTTCCTGATCCAAAG AGCCAGATGGAATTTGAAGCTCAAGTATTCAAAGATCCAAATGAATTCAATGATATGTGA
- the CLXN gene encoding calaxin isoform X2 translates to MTDDMIMDRVFRGFDKDNDGCVNVLEWIHGLSLFLRGSLEEKMKYCFEVFDLNGDGFISKEEMFHMLKNSLLKQPSEEDPDEGIKDLVEITLKKMDHDHDGKLSFADYELAVREETLLLEAFGPCLPDPKSQMEFEAQVFKDPNEFNDM, encoded by the exons AtgacagatgacatgattatggACAGAG TATTCCGAGGTTTTGATAAAGATAATGATGGCTGTGTAAATGTATTGGAGTGGATTCATGGATTATCACTGTTTCTTCGAGGatctttggaagaaaaaatgaaat attgCTTTGAAGTGTTTGATTTGAATGGTGACGGATTCATTTCAAAGGAGGAAATGTTTCACATGTTGAAGAACAGCCTTCTCAAACAGCCATCTGAGGAAGACCCTGATGAAGGAATTAAAGATTTGGTTGAAATAACACTGAAGAAAATG GATCATGACCATGATGGGAAGCTGTCTTTTGCAGACTATGAACTGGCTGTGAGAGAAGAGACTCTTCTACTGGAGGCCTTTGGGCCATGTCTTCCTGATCCAAAG AGCCAGATGGAATTTGAAGCTCAAGTATTCAAAGATCCAAATGAATTCAATGATATGTGA
- the CLXN gene encoding calaxin isoform b (isoform b is encoded by transcript variant 2) encodes MNRKKLQKLTDTLTKNCKHLFRGFDKDNDGCVNVLEWIHGLSLFLRGSLEEKMKYCFEVFDLNGDGFISKEEMFHMLKNSLLKQPSEEDPDEGIKDLVEITLKKMDHDHDGKLSFADYELAVREETLLLEAFGPCLPDPKSQMEFEAQVFKDPNEFNDM; translated from the exons ATGAACCGCAAGAAACTGCAGAAGCTGACGGACACCTTAACCAAAAATTGCAAGCATT TATTCCGAGGTTTTGATAAAGATAATGATGGCTGTGTAAATGTATTGGAGTGGATTCATGGATTATCACTGTTTCTTCGAGGatctttggaagaaaaaatgaaat attgCTTTGAAGTGTTTGATTTGAATGGTGACGGATTCATTTCAAAGGAGGAAATGTTTCACATGTTGAAGAACAGCCTTCTCAAACAGCCATCTGAGGAAGACCCTGATGAAGGAATTAAAGATTTGGTTGAAATAACACTGAAGAAAATG GATCATGACCATGATGGGAAGCTGTCTTTTGCAGACTATGAACTGGCTGTGAGAGAAGAGACTCTTCTACTGGAGGCCTTTGGGCCATGTCTTCCTGATCCAAAG AGCCAGATGGAATTTGAAGCTCAAGTATTCAAAGATCCAAATGAATTCAATGATATGTGA
- the CLXN gene encoding calaxin isoform X3 has translation MNRKKLQKLTDTLTKNCKHFNKFEVNCLIKLFYDLVGGVERQGLVVGLDRNAFRNILHVTFGMTDDMIMDRVFRGFDKDNDGCVNVLEWIHGLSLFLRGSLEEKMK, from the exons ATGAACCGCAAGAAACTGCAGAAGCTGACGGACACCTTAACCAAAAATTGCAAGCATT ttaataAATTTGAAGTGAACTGTCTTATAAAGCTTTTTTATGACTTGGTGGGAGGAGTAGAGAGGCAAGGTCTGGTTGTTGGACTGGATCGTAATGCATTTCGAAACATCCTGCATGTGACATTTGGAAtgacagatgacatgattatggACAGAG TATTCCGAGGTTTTGATAAAGATAATGATGGCTGTGTAAATGTATTGGAGTGGATTCATGGATTATCACTGTTTCTTCGAGGatctttggaagaaaaaatgaaat GA